The sequence CAGCCTTCATAATCGAATTCGTTTTCCGGAGTGTTAGGGTCGTCCCACTTTTTAATCGTATACCAATCTTTATATCTGGAGTTCTGTTGATTCTTAACGATATCCTTAAAAGCCCAGAAATTATTTCCGGTATGGTTAAAAACTCCGTCGATAATAATTTTAATGCCTCTTTTATGGGCTTCTTTAATCAATTCAAGGAAGAGCTTGTCTGCCGAAGTCCATTGCCATGTAGACGGATCTGCCGGATTTTCTTTCTCCCAGATTGCTTTGTCGCCTTCGGGATCGGGTCCGAAATTATTGTCGATGTGATGGTACATCGAGGCGTCGTATTTATGGAGCGACGGCGATTCAAAAACGGGATTGAGATAAATTGCCGTTATGCCTAGCTCTTTCAAATAGTCGAGTTTGTCGATAATTCCCCGAATATCGCCTCCGTATCTTCTCAAGCCGGCGTTTCTGTAAAAGTCGAAACCGGTTTTCTTTTCCCACGGCTGAAGTTTGTACCAGTCGGAAGTCCACGGATGAATTTGCCAGCCTTCCGGCGTAAAATAAGGCCAGGCGCCTTCCATATCTTCGGGTTTCGGATCGTTCGATTTGTCGCCGTTATTGAAACGTTCGGGAAAGATCTGATACCAGACCGCTTCTTTTGCCCACTGCGGCGGCTCGTTGAATTTTGTTTGTCCGCACACAAGCGCTGCCGAAATGAAGATTAATGCCGTCGTAAAAATTTTCATATTATGCCTAATATTTTAATTCGATTTTTATGTTGTCCGAAGCCAGCGTTTGTATACTCAACCGGTTGTTGTCGAAATTAAACTCATCCGTCATGCTTCCGTTGACTATTACCTCGGCGGGTTTTTCGACGCCCACAAAGAGAAACTCGTATTTTTTCACGCCGCTTTCGTAGCCCTTATGTTCTTTATTTGTAGTGAGAATGATATTTTTATCTTTCTTGTCAAGTATAAACTTTGTAACAGCATACTTGCCGTTTTTATATTCGTAAGAAACGCCGTCGTCTTCGTAGAATTTATATTCGGAGCTTGCCGCCGGGAATATCAAAAAGCGGAGCGAGTCGATCTCTTTTTCGCCAACATAATTAACGACTTCCTGAATCGGAATAATACCTCCCGCTCTTACAAAAAGCAGAATTTCATCGAGCGGAACTTCTTTAATTATCCATCCGCCTCCTTCGACAACGCTGTTGTTCGTCCAGTCGTACCACTTTCCGTCGGGCAGGTAAAGCTTTTTGAATTTATCGTAAGAAATCAACACGGGCGCAACCAGCAAATTTTCGCCCAACATATATTGATATTGAGCTTCGTGACTGTAAGCGTTAGCATCGTCTTGATAGTTAACGAACATAGCCCTCATAATCGGCAAGCCCGTTACCGACGAATTATAAAATTCGTTATACCAGAACGGCAGCAAACGATACCTCGTTTCGATCGCTTTGCGCACGTCTTTTTCGACAAATTCGCTGTAGTTATACGGTTCGCGTTGACGCGTGTCGACCGCGGAATGTCCTCTGAAAAACGGGGTAAATGCTCCCAGTTGATACCATCTTCTGTAAAGATTATCCGATGGCTCGCCGATAAAACCGCCCACGTCCGAACCGATAAACGGAACTCCGCTTAAGCCCATACCGAGAGACATTGTACAGGCAAGAATTAGATGCTCGTCGTTTGCGACGTTATCGCCCGTCCAGACAGCGGCATATCTTTGAATTCCGGAATAACCGGCGCGCGTTAATATAAAATGCCTTTTATTCGAATGTCTTTTTAATCCTTCCGCCGTGGAGCGCGCCATCGACAATGCATAAACGTTATGTATTTTTTTGTGTGTTGCGGTAAAACCGTTGTCGTCAAAGAGAACGATATCCGGGAAATTTTGTCCCCATACGGCAGGTTCGTTCATATCGTTCCAGAAACCGTCCACTCCCTGATCAAGCAAAAGCGAGAGTTTGTCGCCCCACCATTTTCGTGTTTCTTCCTTGGTAAAATCCGGGAAGTACGACCAGCTCGGCCATACTTCGCCCTGATAGTATTCGCCGTCTGGATACTTTGCAAAAAGATCGTTTTCGAGTCCTTCTTTTGCCACAAAATAGTCGGGATCGGCTTTAACTCCGGGATCGATTATCGGAACGACTTTAAATCCCATATCTTCCAAGTCCGAGAGCATTTTTTCGGGTTGCGGAAAACGTTCCTTATTCCACGTAAAAACGCGGTAGCCCTCCATATAGTGAATGTCGAGATAGAGCACGTCGCACGGGATTTTGCGATCGCGAAACGCCTGCGCTACTCTGCGCACCGACGACTCGGGATAATAACTGTATCTGCTCTGTTGGTATCCGATAGCCCATTTCGGAGGCAGTTCCATTCTGCCGGTCAATTTCGTATAATCTGAGATAACTCTTTTAACGTCCGGACCGTAAATAAAATAGTAGTCCATTTCGCCCTTTTCCGCGCCGAACCAGTAAAAACGATTGTTGCTAGCGCCGAAATTGAAATGCGATTTGTAAGGATTATCGAAAAATATTCCGTATGCTTTGTAATTATTGATTCCGATAAAGAAAGGTATAGATTGATACAATTCGTCCTTACGGGTATCGTAACCAGGGAAATCGGTATTCCAGAGCGTATACTGTTTACCGTTTTTTAAGAGTCCGTCGGATTTTTCGCCGAGTCCGTAGAATTTTTCGTTTGCGTTCAACTCTTTGAAACATCTTATATCGTCGCCGTCAAAAGCCACTCCGAAGCTTTTGTGATCCGCATTGAGGAGGTTATTATTTTTGTCGTAAATCGAAACGCGGCAGGGATTTTTGGCAATCTTTAAGGTTAATTCCGCAGTGGCAATTATAAATTCATCGTTCGACTCGTGAAAGCTGAAATCGGATTTTTCGGGCATTTCATAAATCACGGCGTATGACGGCGCCGGATCAAAATCGTTTTTCTGGGTATATCTGAATCTGATTATATTCCTGTCGAGAACGTAAAGATTGAATTTTGCATTTTCCAGCGTAAATTCGATGCGATTATCGAACTTTTTATAATTTGTAATTTTGCCCGCAAATTTGAATTCCGCCGTAATTTCAACGGTAACCAGGAATAATAAAAGTATGACTGTAAATTTTTTCATTACGTCTCCTTATTTCAACTGAAAAAAAACCAGATGCCGATTGTAAGAAAGAGAACCACACCCGAGAGAACGATTGATTTTTTATCGTAAACTCCGCTTGCAGCTGTAAATTGAAAAATCGGGTTAGCATAACGCGATTTTAAAATTGCGTTAAAGAGAAACATCACCGTCAAAGTGAAAACAAAAAGTAATATTGCAAAATGGAGATAGTTGATATTAATCAGAAATGACAGAGCGCCGTTGCTAATATAACCGCTTCTGTCCATCGATTCGACCGCAAAGCGTAACAAACCGACGGTTTCGCCCGCCGCAAGTGCAAGGAAAACCGATTTGACATTAATATTTTTCACAAAAAGCGCGGCTATAAATGCGGCTGTAATCGGCGCGCTCACGTAAGCCTGAGCGCTCTGAAGGAACAGATAAATCTGATTATTAATTATTTTTACGAAGGGCACCAGCACCAAAGTCAATACGACCACAATAATGGTGGTCATCCTTCCAACCAGAACCAGAGTTCTTTCCGTGGCGTCCGGATGCGACGGTTTATAAAAATCGATCGTATAGACAACCGCTATACTGTTGAATGCAGCCGACAGAGACGACATCATGGCGCCAAAAAATCCGGCTATTATTAATCCTTTTACGCCTGCCGGTATAATATCGCTTACCAGTAGCGACGTATAAGCATAATTCCCTTTCAATTCGGGATAAAGAACTACCGCCGTCATGCCGGGAATTACGAACAGAAAAATCGGAAAGATTTTAAGGAAACCGGCAAAGAGCGTGCCTTTGCGCGCGTCATCAACGCTTCGAGCGGCAAGTATCCTTTGAACTATATAATTATCCGCACACCAATACCAGAAAGCAATAATCGGCGCGCCGAACAGAATGCCCGTCCAAGGGAATTCCGGATCGTCCATCGGTTTGAACATCTGGAAATAATCCGCGGGTAATTTTTGAAACAGTTGTTCTACGCCGCCTACTTCCCTCAATCCGATAAAGGCAAAAATTGCCGAAGTTATAAGAAACAAAACGCCCTGAAAAATCTGCGTTCTTATTACAGCCGAAAAGCCTCCGATCAAAGTATAAATTCCGCTGGCGAGGATTATTATAATTGCCGACGAAAACAAACTCCATCCCAGCACTGCATTGAACAAAATTCCGCCGGCAAAAAGAGTCACCAGTATTTTAGTAAAAAAGTGAGAGAAAATTGTCAGTCCCGCAAAAAGTTTCCTGTTTTTTTCTCCGTATACAATTCCGAAGAACTGAGGCGAAGTCAGCGCGCCCGACTTTTTATACAAAGGCGCCAACGCCCATCCCAACAGAACAAGAAGGAAAATGGCTATCAGTTCGTATTGTCCTACAGCCAGTCCTCTTTGAGAGCCCGACTCAGCCAATCCGATTAAATGTTCGCTCGAAATATTCGTAACAAATAACGAAAAACCGACTACAACCCAATTTAAATTCCTGCCCGCCAGGAAATAATCGTCTACTCCCTTGTCTTTGAATTTTGAATAAAGACCGACGGCTATAATTACCAGGAGATATCCGATTATTATTATTCCGTCATATATATTTATAACATTATTCATGGGAAACAATTACAATCAAATTAAATACCAACTTGCGAACGGCTTTAATAAGAATAGGAGCGTTTTTTTAAACGGGAGACGAATGTCGATTATTATATTTATAATCGGGTGTTATTATAATAATAAGAGACGGATGGTTACAATTATTTCACCCCGCTGGGGTTTTGTTTTGTTATTCGGTTGTTGTTTTACAATAATGCCACCCCTGCGGGGTTGGCAATAAAATTATTCGGCTGTAAATAAATTTCGTCGGTACGATTAATTTTTCTTGGAATTTGAGCAGAGCAAAATAAACGCCGGAGGCGTGACATTATTATAGCGCCGAATTATCAATAAGAAACAAAACCCCGAAGGGGTGACATATTTTTTTCCCGACGTTTGATTTGTCGATTCTCCGGTCCGGATTTTTTGATTAATCTCGTTTTTTGAAAAAATTTCTTTTAACTTAGAGTTCAAATTTCAATGAAAAATGAAAGAGGTATAAAATGTTTGACGAGAACTACAAATTCACGGCGGTCGATCGTTTTTTGAAATACGTAAAAATCGAAACCACTTCCGATGAAGAATCGACAACATTCCCGAGCGACCCGAAACAACTCGAACTTTCAAAACTCCTGGTTGAAGAATTAAAAGAGATTGGAATGCAGGACGTAGAGATGGACGAATACGGTTATGTTATGGCTACATTGCCCTCGAACGTCGACAAAGACGTTCCGGCAATCGGTTTTATTGCCCACGTCGACACGTCGCCTGCCGTAAGCGGAAAAGACGTTAAACCGGTAATTCACAAAAACTATCAGGGAGGCGATATTGTATTGCCGGGCGACCCTTCGAAAATAATCAAGGCGGATGAAAATCCCGAACTGAAAGATATGATCGGTTTCGACATTATAACAAGCGACGGAACGACCCTACTGGGAGCCGACGACAAAGCGGGCATAGCCGAAATAATAGACGCTATGAACTATTTAATTCAACATCCCGAAATCAAACACGGAAAAATACGAGTATGCTTTACTCCCGACGAAGAAGTCGGAAGAGGAACCGAAAAATTCGACGTTATAAAATTCGGAGCTAAGTACGCATACACAATCGACGGCTCAACGCGCGGAGAAGTAGAAATTGAAACATTCAGCGCCGACGCCGTAGTTATCAAATTTCACGGCAAAAATGTGCATCCCGGATACGCAAAAGGCAAAATGATCAACGCTATTAAAATAGCGGCAAATTTTATCGATATGCTGCCGAAGGACAGACTTTCACCCGAGACAACGGAAAAACGCGAAGGTTATGTTCACCCTACATCCGTAACGGGCAACGAAACCGAAACCGTGGTAAAATTTATCATTCGGGATTTCGACGCCGATAAATTAAAAGAATACGAATCTATGTTGAAAGAACTGGCGGAAAAAGCCGTTGCTAATTACCCCGGTTCTTCTTTCGATTTCGAAGTGATAGAACAATACAGAAATATGAAATACGTATTAGACCAGCATCCCCAGGTCGAAGCCTACGCTATCGAGGCGTTGAATCGTTTGGGTATTAAACCGATCAAATCGGCAATCAGAGGCGGCACAGACGGAGCCCGGCTGAGTTATATGGGACTTCCGACGCCGAATCTTTTTGCAGGCGGACACAATTTCCACGCCTACACAGAATATATTGCAGTACAGGATATCGAAGCTGCGGTTAAAATGATTGTTACTCTCGCTCAAATCTGGGCGGAGAAATAAGCATGGCCGGTACAGGAGCCGCAAATATACGCGGCTCTTCTATTAAATGAACAGGTAGATAGATGAGCTGGATTTTAGGCGTCGTTGGACAAATACAAGAAGATTTAAAACGGATAATTTCAACCATTTCCGACCCTGTAATAAATGTTCATGAAGAAAAAAATTTTTATTTATTATCGGGGGGTTCTAAATCTACTCAGGTATCCGTCGTTAATTCAGAGGAAGGTTTTATAGTCGTAGGCAACGGAATTGTTCCGGACGAAAAGAAAAATTTTTATCAAGCGAAGAATGGAAGCAACTCTTTGAAAGACGCACCGATATATACAAGCTGGACGGTCATTTTGCGCTTGTAACTTGGAATAAAAATAGTATACTGTTCCAAACCGACATAATAGGCTTGCGCGATATATATCTATATCGCTTATCAAAAAATACGATCCTTTTTTCTACCCGCATTGATTGGCTGCAAAAAATAAGCGACGCCGAATTGGATTTTCAAAAATTCGGCAGCCGCTGGCTGTTATTCAGTCAGATTACGACCGAGTCCGTCTTCAAAAACGTAATACGATTAGTAGCGGGAAAATCCGCAACCATTAATCGTCAAACGCTTGAGATAAAACTAAACGAATATAATTGGTTGCCGGATTCAAACGAGATTGCCGACGTCGAATTACTTTTCGAATCAGAGCTCAAATCGGTAACAACATTCCCCCTGTTTCAGAATACTGTTTCTCTTAGTTTATCCGGCGGACTCGACTCCCGCTTGTTATTTTCGATACTTCTAAATACCCCCGAAAAAAAATGGGACGCACATTCGTTTGGTTTGGTTAATCACCCCGATTCATTGATTGCAAAAGAAATATCTCAAACTTTCGGAATTGAACATAGACAGTTCTATAATCCTAACGCCGATAATATAATAGCCGAGTTAGAAAAATATTTATTACAAACGATTATTAATACTTCCGCCCTCTCTTATCTTCAATTGAGGCATTATTCGCTTTTAAATGAAAGTCAAAAAATTATTATCGACGGAGCATTCGGAGAAATATACAGAAAAGAATTTTTGAAAAAACTTAGGATTCTTGGATTTGCTCCAATCAAAGAAAAAAACATAAACAGATTATATGAACTTTTCCTCTCGCCAAAACCCGATTTCTTTTCAAATGACATAAAAAAAACCATGATAAAAGGCGCACGCATTCAAATTGATGAACTCATAGATAATTTGCCTGACGTCGAAGACATCGGAATTAACAATTATTCTAATTTGTTGGCAATTAAAACAAAACTGCCGAATCATTTTTGTTGCGAACAGTCGAGAATCGATGATATCGTAAAATCTTATATGCCGTATGTACAGCCGTCAATATTAAAATATAGCTTTTCGGTAAATACTTCCGGAAAAAATATATTTAAAAAAATCATAAAACGTCAGCGTCCCGAATTAACAAGATTTCCGCTTGTTAAAGGAGAAACGGTTTACCCGTATTACCTAAACGGTATCGGGATGAATATCTACAAAAGATTAAAAGAAAAATTTTTCAGACACACGTTCCGGAATGAGTACATTGCAATATTCAAGAAATTATTACTACCTTATCTTAACGAACTGCTCGAAACCAATCAATT comes from Melioribacter roseus P3M-2 and encodes:
- the pepT gene encoding peptidase T — encoded protein: MFDENYKFTAVDRFLKYVKIETTSDEESTTFPSDPKQLELSKLLVEELKEIGMQDVEMDEYGYVMATLPSNVDKDVPAIGFIAHVDTSPAVSGKDVKPVIHKNYQGGDIVLPGDPSKIIKADENPELKDMIGFDIITSDGTTLLGADDKAGIAEIIDAMNYLIQHPEIKHGKIRVCFTPDEEVGRGTEKFDVIKFGAKYAYTIDGSTRGEVEIETFSADAVVIKFHGKNVHPGYAKGKMINAIKIAANFIDMLPKDRLSPETTEKREGYVHPTSVTGNETETVVKFIIRDFDADKLKEYESMLKELAEKAVANYPGSSFDFEVIEQYRNMKYVLDQHPQVEAYAIEALNRLGIKPIKSAIRGGTDGARLSYMGLPTPNLFAGGHNFHAYTEYIAVQDIEAAVKMIVTLAQIWAEK
- a CDS encoding glycoside hydrolase family 31 protein, translated to MKKFTVILLLFLVTVEITAEFKFAGKITNYKKFDNRIEFTLENAKFNLYVLDRNIIRFRYTQKNDFDPAPSYAVIYEMPEKSDFSFHESNDEFIIATAELTLKIAKNPCRVSIYDKNNNLLNADHKSFGVAFDGDDIRCFKELNANEKFYGLGEKSDGLLKNGKQYTLWNTDFPGYDTRKDELYQSIPFFIGINNYKAYGIFFDNPYKSHFNFGASNNRFYWFGAEKGEMDYYFIYGPDVKRVISDYTKLTGRMELPPKWAIGYQQSRYSYYPESSVRRVAQAFRDRKIPCDVLYLDIHYMEGYRVFTWNKERFPQPEKMLSDLEDMGFKVVPIIDPGVKADPDYFVAKEGLENDLFAKYPDGEYYQGEVWPSWSYFPDFTKEETRKWWGDKLSLLLDQGVDGFWNDMNEPAVWGQNFPDIVLFDDNGFTATHKKIHNVYALSMARSTAEGLKRHSNKRHFILTRAGYSGIQRYAAVWTGDNVANDEHLILACTMSLGMGLSGVPFIGSDVGGFIGEPSDNLYRRWYQLGAFTPFFRGHSAVDTRQREPYNYSEFVEKDVRKAIETRYRLLPFWYNEFYNSSVTGLPIMRAMFVNYQDDANAYSHEAQYQYMLGENLLVAPVLISYDKFKKLYLPDGKWYDWTNNSVVEGGGWIIKEVPLDEILLFVRAGGIIPIQEVVNYVGEKEIDSLRFLIFPAASSEYKFYEDDGVSYEYKNGKYAVTKFILDKKDKNIILTTNKEHKGYESGVKKYEFLFVGVEKPAEVIVNGSMTDEFNFDNNRLSIQTLASDNIKIELKY
- a CDS encoding sodium:solute symporter family transporter, yielding MNNVINIYDGIIIIGYLLVIIAVGLYSKFKDKGVDDYFLAGRNLNWVVVGFSLFVTNISSEHLIGLAESGSQRGLAVGQYELIAIFLLVLLGWALAPLYKKSGALTSPQFFGIVYGEKNRKLFAGLTIFSHFFTKILVTLFAGGILFNAVLGWSLFSSAIIIILASGIYTLIGGFSAVIRTQIFQGVLFLITSAIFAFIGLREVGGVEQLFQKLPADYFQMFKPMDDPEFPWTGILFGAPIIAFWYWCADNYIVQRILAARSVDDARKGTLFAGFLKIFPIFLFVIPGMTAVVLYPELKGNYAYTSLLVSDIIPAGVKGLIIAGFFGAMMSSLSAAFNSIAVVYTIDFYKPSHPDATERTLVLVGRMTTIIVVVLTLVLVPFVKIINNQIYLFLQSAQAYVSAPITAAFIAALFVKNINVKSVFLALAAGETVGLLRFAVESMDRSGYISNGALSFLININYLHFAILLFVFTLTVMFLFNAILKSRYANPIFQFTAASGVYDKKSIVLSGVVLFLTIGIWFFFS
- a CDS encoding asparagine synthase-related protein, with the translated sequence MDFQKFGSRWLLFSQITTESVFKNVIRLVAGKSATINRQTLEIKLNEYNWLPDSNEIADVELLFESELKSVTTFPLFQNTVSLSLSGGLDSRLLFSILLNTPEKKWDAHSFGLVNHPDSLIAKEISQTFGIEHRQFYNPNADNIIAELEKYLLQTIINTSALSYLQLRHYSLLNESQKIIIDGAFGEIYRKEFLKKLRILGFAPIKEKNINRLYELFLSPKPDFFSNDIKKTMIKGARIQIDELIDNLPDVEDIGINNYSNLLAIKTKLPNHFCCEQSRIDDIVKSYMPYVQPSILKYSFSVNTSGKNIFKKIIKRQRPELTRFPLVKGETVYPYYLNGIGMNIYKRLKEKFFRHTFRNEYIAIFKKLLLPYLNELLETNQLYNSDIYNKNILRNYLKRANDEAGIETIIFLDWFLCFEIFYRQIKSSSLNIMKKK